Below is a genomic region from Hippea sp. KM1.
ATCATGTTTGGATTGGACTGTTTAAGCCTTTTTGCTATCCCTGTAAATGTGCCGCCTGTGCCTATGCCACATACCAATATATCCGTTTTTATCTGTCTTTCAATCTCTATGGCCGTTGTATTGTAATGGATCATCGGGTTTGCGTTGTTTGAGAATTGATCCAGGAAGGTATAACCTTCCTTTGCAAGCTCTATGGCCTTTTTGATGCTTTCCTTCATGCCCCCTTTTGCGGCTGTCAATATTACATTCGCCCCGAAGCTTTCCATCATTTTGATTCTCTGTCTGCTCATGTTTTCGGGCATTACTATTGTTGTGGGTATACCAAGATATGCACCCAAAAAGGCAAGCGATATGCCTGTATTGCCGCTTGTTGGCTCAATAATGCCCTTTTTTCTGTCTATTATTTTCTTATCAAGGGCGTCCTTCAACATGCCCCAGGTCGTTCTGTCCTTAATAGAGCCTGTGGGGTTAAAAAACTCAAGCTTTGCGTATATACCGCTTTT
It encodes:
- a CDS encoding PLP-dependent cysteine synthase family protein, with the protein product MNIIDAIGSTPIVRLKSGIYAKLEFFNPTGSIKDRTTWGMLKDALDKKIIDRKKGIIEPTSGNTGISLAFLGAYLGIPTTIVMPENMSRQRIKMMESFGANVILTAAKGGMKESIKKAIELAKEGYTFLDQFSNNANPMIHYNTTAIEIERQIKTDILVCGIGTGGTFTGIAKRLKQSNPNMIAVAVEPSGSPFLSQGKSGIHKIQGLGAGFAPSVLDVNLIDRVVAVSDEDALNYQEKLIKEEGIFAGISSGAVYWAALKIKEEYKDKTVVVIFADSADRYI